The following is a genomic window from Bacillota bacterium.
ATTATAATGCGTGTTAAAGTGCAGAAGTGGGGCAACAGCATAGCGTTGCGCATCCCCAAATCCTTCGCAACAGAAATCAACTTGCAAAATGGGTCTACCGTCAACCTGTCACTGAAAGATAATCGATTAATTATTGAGCCTATAGACACTGGTGAATACGAGCTAGAGGAATTACTTTCTAAAGTAACAGAAGACAATCTCCACAAAGAATATCTTGTCGATAAACCAGTTGGCGATGAACAATGGTAAGTTACGTACCTGCAAGAGGTGATCTTGTCTGGTTAGATTTCTCACCGCAAACCGGCCACG
Proteins encoded in this region:
- a CDS encoding AbrB/MazE/SpoVT family DNA-binding domain-containing protein, translating into MRVKVQKWGNSIALRIPKSFATEINLQNGSTVNLSLKDNRLIIEPIDTGEYELEELLSKVTEDNLHKEYLVDKPVGDEQW